TCGCGGGTATCCACATTGATGTCGAGCGCCGGGGTCCGGCTGTCGGCCAGCAGGCGCATCTTCGTTATGGAGGTGAGGTACACGTCGCGCGACGCGTTCCCTACACCATACGCGGCATTGGACAGCTGCTCCTTCTTGCTGTCGCGCCAGATTTCCGCGTCAGCCAATGTGTCGGAGCTCTGAATTTCGCTGGTCACGCGTCGGACGCCCGGGACGCCAGCCGCGACCTCGACGGCGCTCAGGTGATCCGCCAGCGTCCTCGCCGTGCCGGAGAGTAGTACCGCACCGTTGTTCACGGATTTCGGGGAGATGCTGCTCCCTTTCAGGGACGTGTCGGCTTTCAGCGCTTTGGCGACTTGCTTCTTGATGCGATCGTCAGACTGCTGCACCACCTTCTCGCGCTGCGGCGCCACCACCTCCAGGAGGTTGACCACCGCCTGCACACCATCGATGGTCTTAGCGACGCTCTCGGCCTTCTCCTTCTCCTCGCCGGAGCCCACCTTGCCGTGCAACGTCACCCGGCGGTTGATGGTATCGACGCGAACTGCCACGCCGCTGACGCCCTCGGTCGTGAGCAGCGCCAACTTGATTTTCGTGGTGATCCAGGCGTCGGTCGGTGCAGCGAGAGCCGGCCCAGCCAGGGTGCAGCCGAGCACTGCCGCGAGCACACCGGCCCGCCACCCGGCTGCTCGGGGAATGATTCTCTTTCGTCGGGTCATGGTTCTTCTCCTTTGTACAACAGGCACGGCAACGCCATAAGTTCGGAGTACTACGCGCGTGGTTCTACGCCCCCACGCCGGTGCGGCGAGGGGTTCAGAAGTGGAGATGGCCTCCAATGCCCATGTACTCGACGTTGTTCACGTAGAACTGTCCGTTCGGGGACTTGCCGTGAAAGTACTCCAGCAGGAGCTGAAAGTTGCGTGTGGTTCCGCTGCTGAGCTGCACACCGAGTCGAGGGGAAAAATCGCCAGCCCATCCGCCCTCTTGGTGATACTTCACGTCGAATGCCGCCATCGGGCGCACCTTGAAGCGCGAAAGTGGGGCAATTCTTTGAGTGACCAACTGCAGGCGACCCTCCTCTGAACCCACCCACTCGATGCCACCCTGCGTTGTTATTGGGTCGAGGTGTGGCTCGTAGTGGACGATGTACCCTGCCCCGGCGTAAGTGCGAAAACCCCAGGGCCATTCGTAGGAGCCGAGAACCTCCAGTGTTTCATAGCTCAGATTGACGCGTGTCGGGGCGGAGTGCCTCAGCAGAAATTCGTCTCCCAGATGTGAGCTTTGATGAAAGGGCCTGAACAGGGCACTGAACTTTCCATTGCGATAGGCAATGGGCAGGCCGACGAGATAGTCGGCGTTGAGGAGATCGAATGAAGAAGAACCCAGGTCGAAAAGCGCGAAGACACCGGCGTGAATGCCAATATCGACGTCGGAGTGCGCATTGAGGTGAAATCGCACGAGCGAGAAGGACTCTCCGAAGCTGACGGTCGCAGCGTGCTTCAAGGCCTTGTCGCCGATGTAATAGTGGTACGCGGCCGAGAAGTGCGGCCAACGGGGATCGGCGAGTAGCGGCAAAAAGATAGAGGATCCGGGGAACGCTTCCACTGAAGAAATCTCTTCTACGACCAAGCGGTACTGACCGTGACCATTCTTGTCGAGAATCACCTGCAGCTTCTTGCGGTCGTTGTCGCTCAAGTCACCGGCGATCGTAATCAACCGGCCCTTCACGGTCACCGCGGGCGCGGCCATCTTGAAATCCTGCTGCAGGATCGCCGCTACGTAGCCGCGAATGAAAGTCTCGTCCTCCGTGCTCTCCGCCGCCGCGCCTGACTGCAGCCAGCAACAGATGATGAAAGCATACGCGCAGACTAGCAACCGTCGACGCCACGCCCGTAACGGTGCCCTATGTTCTTCTACGGCAGGGGCGACTCTTGCCGCCATCGGGTTCGCATTCGCGCTGGGCTCGTCCATGTGTGTCGTCCGTTTATCAAGCTGATCGAAGCGTTTACGAGGGGGCACCAAGGGGGCACCAGATGCGCACGACCGCGAAGCTCTTCCAGTGATGCCGGGGCAGTCCTGGGAAGGCACCGTAAAGAACCGCGGCGAACTCTTCCAGGCCCGTGTTCTCAAAACAGCGCACCGATAACGCGAAACGGGAAGCTGACAACGGCCCACACCAAACCGAAAGCACTGCCGATGATCCCAGGAGAACTCTCGTTGCTCTCGGTCGTGGTAGTGGTCGTTACGGTTCCTTGGGCTGGACGTGGCTGCGGCGCCTCGTCGGTACCAGTTGCCGGCTCCTCGGCCGCAACCGTCTGCGTGGTCTTGGTCGCGTGGCTCGCGCACCCCGCTGCCGCGCAGAGCGTCAGCACGCCGCTGAGCATCACCACGGTCATCACATTCGTTCGGTGGCGCATGTCACAGGCCTCCTAGGCATTGGTCCCCACGGCTCTTCCAAGGTTCTCCCCTTACAGACCCACGTCACTGAAGCCGGGTGACCTCCACCCTCGTGACGAACCGACCGCCGGAGCGCGTGCGGAGCGCCGGCTCATTGTTACCTCTGCCACTTGTCGGCCCACAGCGTTCTTGAACATCTCGGGCTGGACATCTTCGCCAGCATACTGCTCGGTTCCTGGTTGGCGTTTTCCCCGGAGCTCAGCGTCGGGTCGGGCTGCGTCGCCGGCTGACCAGTCTCTTGCTGGCTCAGTCCGCCGGCCTGGTAAGCAGCGTATCTTTTCTGGAGATTTCGCGGACTCCCAACAAGATCGGCGCGATCGTCCGACCATCTGACGCGCGGCGGCTGGGTCATGCTGCTCTCCCGCTGGCAGCCAACCAACTGGGCAATGAGTTCACCGGTCCGGTGCCGTTGCTTTTTGCCTGGGTCATTGTTGCCTCCCTATCGTGCCGTGACATCCATAGCCCTCTTTGTACAAGGCGCACGGCAACGGTGTAAGCTCGGAGTAGTACGCGCGTAGAACTACGCGCGTACTACTGCGGTCATTCGATGCGAATCTTCTGCCCCGCGAAGTTACGCGGTCCTTGGAAACGTGCGAGGCCGGGCGGCGCACCGGGCTTTACGAAGAAGTTGGTTTCCGGGGTGAGCATGTGAAGGACCGGATCGATGAGCCAGTTGACGGTCGGGCGGAGTGCAAAGCGCACGACGTCGATTTTCCCGCCAGGACGACGCACGGTGGTCTCCTCCTGCCGAAGAAGCTCCATGTCGAGAACGCGGGGCTTCGGCGTGGGGACGACCGTCCGGAAGACGAGGCGGCCGTCAACGGCGTTCTGCTCGAAGTTCTTGATCACGATGAAGATCAACGGACCCCAGTACGTGCCGGGTGGCAGCTCGACGCGCTCGTCGTACGTCTCGCGCTTTTCGCCGAGACCCGAGAACCCCGTGATGCGGCCGCCCGCGACGTCGATCGTAATGTCGACGGTGCGGACTCCCTTTGCGTTGCGAATAATCGAGCGGC
The sequence above is a segment of the Candidatus Binatia bacterium genome. Coding sequences within it:
- a CDS encoding BON domain-containing protein; its protein translation is MTRRKRIIPRAAGWRAGVLAAVLGCTLAGPALAAPTDAWITTKIKLALLTTEGVSGVAVRVDTINRRVTLHGKVGSGEEKEKAESVAKTIDGVQAVVNLLEVVAPQREKVVQQSDDRIKKQVAKALKADTSLKGSSISPKSVNNGAVLLSGTARTLADHLSAVEVAAGVPGVRRVTSEIQSSDTLADAEIWRDSKKEQLSNAAYGVGNASRDVYLTSITKMRLLADSRTPALDINVDTRDGVVTLFGIVPGNEAKRAAEADARKVSGVRGVRNELQVVPSAKQRGVKAQDDEIEGEVKKALQNHEDLKGVNVAVKNCVARLTGTVPTGMERLEAAVVARSTLGVCSVVQDDLRVAD
- a CDS encoding DUF1207 domain-containing protein codes for the protein MAARVAPAVEEHRAPLRAWRRRLLVCAYAFIICCWLQSGAAAESTEDETFIRGYVAAILQQDFKMAAPAVTVKGRLITIAGDLSDNDRKKLQVILDKNGHGQYRLVVEEISSVEAFPGSSIFLPLLADPRWPHFSAAYHYYIGDKALKHAATVSFGESFSLVRFHLNAHSDVDIGIHAGVFALFDLGSSSFDLLNADYLVGLPIAYRNGKFSALFRPFHQSSHLGDEFLLRHSAPTRVNLSYETLEVLGSYEWPWGFRTYAGAGYIVHYEPHLDPITTQGGIEWVGSEEGRLQLVTQRIAPLSRFKVRPMAAFDVKYHQEGGWAGDFSPRLGVQLSSGTTRNFQLLLEYFHGKSPNGQFYVNNVEYMGIGGHLHF